Proteins encoded by one window of Moorella humiferrea:
- a CDS encoding flagellar hook-basal body complex protein, producing the protein MMRSLYSGVSGLRTHQLRMDVIGDNIANVNTVGFKRSAVTFKDVFYQTLRGGSAGDSANGIGGTNPQQIGLGVTLGSIDVIHTQGAAASTGNGTDLMIQGDGFFIVADASGNAYLTRSGAFHFDDEGYLVNADGFKVAKDATFDTDKITVNDYIKIDKDAQSYSIDKEGKVSFIAKDGTNNDGTNNQIKLAKVINPAGLEKVGSSLYKYTVAAGEATVGGAGTKDTSLANTTIIPSALEMSNVDLAQEFTDMIITERGFQANARTITTSDQMLQELVNLKR; encoded by the coding sequence ATGATGCGTTCCCTTTATTCCGGCGTATCGGGCCTCCGTACCCACCAGCTGAGGATGGATGTCATCGGCGACAACATTGCCAACGTCAATACGGTGGGCTTTAAAAGGAGCGCCGTCACCTTTAAAGACGTGTTCTACCAGACCTTACGGGGCGGTTCGGCAGGAGACAGTGCTAACGGTATAGGCGGGACCAACCCCCAGCAGATCGGCCTGGGCGTCACTTTAGGAAGCATTGACGTCATCCATACCCAGGGCGCCGCCGCATCCACCGGCAACGGCACGGATTTGATGATCCAGGGAGATGGGTTCTTTATTGTTGCCGATGCAAGCGGTAATGCTTATCTGACTAGGTCCGGGGCATTTCATTTCGATGATGAGGGTTATTTAGTAAATGCAGATGGATTTAAAGTAGCTAAAGACGCCACCTTTGATACTGATAAGATTACGGTTAATGACTATATAAAAATTGATAAAGATGCTCAAAGCTACAGCATAGATAAAGAAGGTAAAGTTAGCTTTATAGCAAAAGATGGAACTAATAACGATGGAACCAATAATCAAATTAAGCTGGCCAAAGTTATTAACCCAGCGGGGTTAGAAAAAGTGGGCAGCAGTCTTTACAAATATACTGTGGCTGCTGGCGAGGCAACAGTAGGAGGTGCTGGGACTAAAGATACATCTTTGGCCAATACCACCATCATCCCCTCGGCCCTGGAGATGTCCAACGTCGACCTGGCCCAGGAGTTTACCGACATGATCATCACCGAGCGGGGATTTCAGGCCAACGCCCGGACCATCACCACCTCCGACCAGATGCTCCAGGAACTTGTCAATCTGAAGCGTTAA
- a CDS encoding flagellar basal body-associated FliL family protein, which yields MPPREETETKGKKGRSLLTVVMLLLILALSGGYVYYFFFGGNRGVTAAPARQAPAVMQKMALEPVVVNLADPGLRRYLRAKITLEYSDTRLTEELNEKLYRIRDTLISVLRSKKTDDLQNEDALKRELLTAVNAQLMGGQVQGLYFEEFIVQ from the coding sequence ATGCCTCCCAGGGAAGAAACGGAAACAAAGGGAAAAAAAGGGCGGTCCTTGCTGACCGTCGTCATGTTGTTGCTCATCCTGGCCTTAAGCGGGGGATACGTTTACTACTTCTTTTTCGGGGGCAACAGGGGGGTAACGGCCGCCCCTGCCAGGCAGGCGCCGGCGGTGATGCAGAAAATGGCCCTGGAGCCGGTTGTCGTCAACCTGGCCGACCCCGGTCTGCGCCGTTACCTGCGGGCCAAGATCACCCTGGAGTACAGCGATACCCGGCTGACGGAAGAGCTCAATGAAAAACTCTACCGCATCCGCGACACTTTGATTTCCGTCCTGCGCAGCAAGAAGACCGACGACCTGCAGAATGAAGACGCTTTAAAGCGGGAACTCTTGACGGCCGTCAACGCCCAGCTTATGGGCGGTCAGGTCCAGGGCCTCTACTTCGAGGAATTTATCGTCCAGTAG
- a CDS encoding OmpA family protein, whose translation MTKEGRIMALKERKKVEEGAPTWMITFSDLMTQLVVFFVLLFSFSVLNQQKFQRFIASYQGMGILDGGVSPIVETEAAPLDYPEVETPEEAAALARAREMMETYQTVKNFLTESGLNSMVEVRYEEQGIALDIKERILFDSGKADLKPEARRLLDKLAELLSRIPNEVRVEGYTDNRPIHTMEFPSNWELSTARAARVVRYFIEEHRLKPERFVAIGYGEYRPLYPNDTPEHMAENRRVVLMIGVGGRNGN comes from the coding sequence TTGACGAAAGAAGGACGCATCATGGCCCTAAAGGAGCGCAAAAAGGTTGAAGAAGGCGCGCCGACGTGGATGATCACCTTTTCCGATCTGATGACCCAGTTGGTGGTATTCTTCGTCCTCCTTTTTTCCTTTTCCGTTTTAAATCAGCAGAAATTCCAGCGGTTCATCGCTTCCTACCAGGGCATGGGGATTCTCGACGGCGGCGTGTCGCCCATTGTGGAAACCGAGGCCGCCCCCTTGGATTACCCGGAGGTGGAAACCCCGGAGGAGGCCGCCGCTCTGGCGCGGGCCAGGGAAATGATGGAGACCTACCAGACGGTTAAAAATTTCCTTACGGAGAGCGGCTTAAACTCCATGGTGGAAGTGCGCTATGAAGAACAGGGTATCGCCCTGGACATCAAAGAGCGCATTCTCTTCGATTCCGGCAAGGCGGATTTGAAACCCGAAGCCAGGCGGCTTTTGGATAAGCTGGCGGAGCTTTTGAGCCGCATTCCCAATGAAGTGCGCGTCGAAGGCTATACCGACAACCGGCCTATCCATACCATGGAATTTCCCAGCAACTGGGAATTATCTACGGCCCGAGCCGCCCGGGTGGTGCGCTACTTTATTGAGGAACACCGTCTTAAACCTGAGCGTTTTGTGGCCATAGGCTATGGAGAATATCGCCCCCTGTATCCCAACGACACCCCGGAACATATGGCGGAAAACCGGCGGGTGGTACTCATGATAGGTGTGGGCGGCAGAAACGGAAACTAA
- the fliJ gene encoding flagellar export protein FliJ: MAGFRFSLEKVRSYKASLEEQLKMQLAAARRRQEEEEGRLAYYRQLRNCREAPWGELRADDLLQEAALLEALDGRILHQEEKVARARLSVEEKRDCVQTVMRERKVLDRLRDRQLAAYLYEQAREEQKQIDDAAAVRFQSCFGK; encoded by the coding sequence TTGGCCGGATTTCGCTTTTCCCTGGAGAAGGTGCGCAGCTACAAGGCATCCCTGGAGGAACAGCTTAAAATGCAGCTGGCCGCGGCCCGCCGCCGCCAGGAAGAAGAAGAAGGAAGACTGGCGTATTACCGGCAACTGCGGAACTGCCGTGAAGCCCCCTGGGGAGAACTGAGGGCGGACGATTTGCTCCAGGAAGCGGCGCTGTTGGAAGCCCTGGACGGCCGCATCCTTCACCAGGAGGAGAAGGTGGCCCGGGCCCGTCTGTCGGTGGAGGAGAAGCGCGACTGCGTACAGACGGTGATGCGGGAGAGGAAGGTTTTGGACCGCCTGCGCGACCGCCAACTGGCCGCCTATCTCTACGAGCAGGCCCGAGAGGAACAAAAACAGATTGATGACGCGGCGGCCGTACGCTTCCAGAGCTGTTTCGGCAAATAA
- the fliQ gene encoding flagellar biosynthesis protein FliQ produces MTQEFVIHLAREALTTALLLAAPALVLSLVVGVGISILQATTQIQEQTLTFVPKIVAVILGTLLLGSWMLNTLIQFTAGIFGNLAGLVK; encoded by the coding sequence TTGACCCAGGAATTTGTCATTCACCTGGCCCGGGAAGCCCTGACAACGGCCCTCTTGCTGGCTGCTCCGGCCTTGGTTTTAAGCCTCGTCGTGGGGGTGGGGATAAGCATTCTCCAGGCCACCACCCAGATCCAGGAGCAGACTTTGACCTTTGTGCCCAAGATTGTGGCCGTCATCCTGGGAACCCTGCTTCTGGGGTCGTGGATGCTGAATACCTTAATCCAGTTCACCGCCGGGATCTTCGGCAACCTCGCCGGTCTGGTGAAATAG
- a CDS encoding flagellar FlbD family protein, whose amino-acid sequence MIKVTTLDKRELVLNAELIERIESVPETVITLTNGKKVLVTQTVDEIIDRVVAYRQRTLRPEPARDEVE is encoded by the coding sequence ATGATCAAGGTTACTACCCTGGATAAGCGGGAACTGGTCCTCAACGCCGAGCTCATCGAGCGGATAGAGAGCGTGCCCGAAACGGTCATCACCCTAACCAATGGCAAAAAGGTTTTGGTCACCCAAACGGTAGATGAAATAATAGACCGGGTCGTCGCCTACCGGCAAAGAACACTCCGGCCGGAGCCGGCCCGGGATGAGGTGGAATAG
- a CDS encoding flagellar hook capping FlgD N-terminal domain-containing protein, whose protein sequence is MNVGGVTAVGNTAAAGVTNTGGLGKDDFLKLLAAQLRNQDPLNPMSNTEFIAQMAQFSVLEQMYNLNENFSLLRQELQESMMLQAVSLMGKEVTAVLDDEVLTGTVGKVTATTDGIFLEVGGRQVPLAAVTEIS, encoded by the coding sequence GTGAACGTGGGCGGCGTGACGGCTGTCGGAAATACTGCGGCGGCCGGCGTGACAAACACCGGCGGGCTGGGTAAGGATGATTTTCTTAAACTTCTGGCTGCCCAGCTGCGCAACCAAGATCCTTTGAATCCCATGAGCAATACCGAATTCATCGCCCAGATGGCCCAGTTTAGCGTCCTGGAACAGATGTACAATCTCAACGAAAATTTTAGTCTCCTGCGGCAGGAACTGCAGGAAAGCATGATGCTCCAGGCGGTAAGCCTGATGGGCAAAGAAGTAACGGCCGTTTTAGATGATGAGGTCTTGACGGGAACGGTCGGTAAAGTTACCGCGACGACGGACGGGATTTTCCTGGAAGTAGGAGGGCGTCAAGTGCCCCTGGCGGCGGTTACGGAAATAAGCTGA
- the fliN gene encoding flagellar motor switch protein FliN, whose product MSLTNEEIEKLLAAMAAGEDRPRIEKARFAPLKPVPAAGVKGSFKRIADIPLRLVAELGRKRLLVKEILDLKEGSVITLDKLAGEAVEIRVNGIKLATGEVVVVNESFGVRITGLAEVKKEGQD is encoded by the coding sequence ATGTCCCTGACGAACGAAGAGATTGAAAAGCTCCTGGCGGCCATGGCCGCCGGTGAAGACCGGCCGCGCATAGAGAAGGCCCGCTTTGCGCCCCTGAAGCCTGTTCCGGCCGCCGGCGTTAAGGGGAGTTTTAAACGGATCGCCGACATCCCTTTGCGCCTGGTGGCGGAGCTGGGGCGCAAGCGACTGCTGGTGAAAGAGATCCTGGACCTTAAAGAAGGCTCGGTCATCACCCTTGACAAACTGGCCGGGGAGGCGGTGGAAATCCGGGTAAACGGCATTAAGCTGGCCACCGGAGAGGTGGTGGTCGTCAATGAGTCTTTCGGCGTGAGAATCACCGGTCTGGCAGAGGTCAAGAAGGAAGGGCAGGATTAG
- the fliO gene encoding flagellar biosynthetic protein FliO: MDRDFVLALLRLAVFLPLVLALAYVTVRLGAGRVGSRIAGPGRLEVVERLPLGSKSGLAVVRCGERYFLIGLGEGAPVFLTELPDYPAAAAGEIQAYPLSYLGEEEGENGAMGPWEAQRRKKHGN, translated from the coding sequence ATGGACCGCGATTTTGTCCTGGCCCTCCTGCGCCTGGCCGTTTTTCTGCCGTTAGTCCTGGCCCTGGCCTACGTTACGGTCCGCCTGGGCGCAGGGCGGGTCGGGAGCCGGATCGCCGGTCCGGGGAGGCTGGAAGTGGTTGAAAGGCTTCCCCTGGGCAGCAAAAGCGGCCTGGCGGTGGTCCGGTGCGGTGAGAGATATTTTTTAATCGGCCTGGGGGAAGGCGCACCGGTCTTCTTGACGGAACTGCCGGACTACCCGGCGGCCGCGGCGGGGGAAATCCAGGCGTATCCTTTGAGTTATCTTGGGGAAGAGGAAGGGGAAAACGGCGCAATGGGGCCATGGGAAGCGCAGCGCCGTAAAAAACATGGAAATTAA
- a CDS encoding flagellar hook-length control protein FliK — MTVQAVKKIDVKQIKARDRDRSKGDGGDFALYLAGLVQQNRSTRPAEKSGPEGGAARGVADGTAEGMGVGKSTGKDGSTTVAVDGRYRSAVTGMKAVPLVPLDVFLQGENGEETGAGVKAGVSGELVDLAAGGSGIKAGGKGMASAIILKRAAGGYGTETGLKAEAPRDVLKREAEGAGKKVELKAAGRQGWPAAIGNDPRGKPQASSMALMVTALHKGEEKAPVAGGDAAAADVDVKGYPAAASPDGLSRVVSPWENKLNEAVSPPTFPEQGFKGDHGDAGKGKDPGGTGLHIPISASTGLKPEALPAGQEVSLPLLRNLPEITGAVLEVARVARATGRQELEIRLQPENLGHMKLTASIMDGRLVVHFLVENREAARILQAAVPDMRQTLAQQGFHLDQVYVQVGGEGSGGSQAWEQGAREWGPRRPLGRTPVPPGGGEAGISVGSWHRFDYLA; from the coding sequence ATGACCGTCCAGGCCGTAAAAAAGATAGACGTGAAGCAGATTAAGGCGCGGGATCGGGACCGTTCAAAGGGTGATGGCGGCGACTTCGCCCTTTACCTGGCAGGACTGGTGCAGCAGAACCGTTCTACCCGTCCCGCTGAAAAAAGCGGTCCGGAAGGCGGCGCGGCCCGGGGTGTTGCGGATGGAACGGCGGAAGGAATGGGTGTGGGTAAAAGTACCGGGAAGGACGGTTCCACGACCGTAGCCGTTGACGGCCGTTATAGGAGTGCTGTCACCGGGATGAAGGCGGTGCCTCTGGTGCCCCTGGATGTATTTTTACAGGGTGAGAACGGTGAAGAAACCGGAGCCGGGGTAAAGGCCGGCGTCAGTGGAGAACTCGTTGACCTTGCTGCCGGGGGTAGCGGGATAAAGGCGGGCGGTAAAGGGATGGCCTCTGCAATTATCCTGAAACGGGCGGCTGGAGGCTACGGGACGGAGACGGGGCTTAAGGCCGAAGCCCCTAGAGATGTCCTTAAACGCGAGGCTGAGGGCGCCGGGAAGAAGGTGGAGCTTAAGGCCGCAGGACGGCAGGGTTGGCCGGCGGCAATTGGGAACGACCCCCGGGGAAAACCTCAGGCCAGCAGTATGGCATTGATGGTAACGGCCCTTCACAAAGGCGAGGAAAAGGCGCCTGTTGCCGGCGGGGACGCGGCGGCAGCCGACGTCGATGTTAAAGGATATCCGGCGGCGGCTTCGCCCGATGGATTGAGCCGGGTAGTGTCGCCCTGGGAGAACAAGTTAAATGAAGCCGTATCGCCCCCTACCTTTCCCGAACAGGGTTTTAAAGGCGACCATGGCGATGCAGGTAAAGGCAAGGATCCAGGTGGTACGGGGCTACATATACCCATTTCTGCATCCACCGGTTTAAAACCCGAAGCTTTACCCGCCGGCCAGGAAGTCAGTCTTCCTCTATTAAGGAATCTGCCGGAAATAACCGGTGCGGTGCTGGAGGTGGCGCGGGTGGCCCGGGCGACGGGGCGGCAGGAGCTGGAGATACGCCTGCAGCCGGAAAACCTGGGGCACATGAAACTGACGGCCTCCATAATGGACGGCCGCTTGGTCGTCCACTTCCTGGTGGAAAACAGGGAAGCCGCCAGGATTTTACAGGCGGCGGTGCCGGATATGCGCCAGACCTTAGCCCAGCAGGGTTTCCACCTGGACCAAGTGTATGTGCAGGTTGGCGGCGAAGGAAGCGGCGGGTCCCAGGCCTGGGAGCAGGGAGCGCGGGAATGGGGTCCGAGGAGACCGCTGGGGCGTACTCCAGTACCGCCCGGGGGCGGCGAAGCGGGCATATCCGTGGGCTCATGGCACCGCTTCGATTACCTGGCTTAA
- a CDS encoding FliH/SctL family protein: MPLWSRVLKKAGPGRGERVIPLRPLAAVSLDDAGGGEPKPAGEGAAAEAEERETAALKKAEAILEEARREARAIKEAAEAARLKVLEEARAAGEERGYREGLSRAEAEAAAIRQEAAADREAARRVLAEARQAYKEILEGAEGDIVDLALAVAAKILGREVEQRPEAVVETARRAVRQVAEGQNYIVYAAPEVAEHLRRYRDELLREAAPGARLQVIADPSFKAGGCRVETENGFIDAGFANQLEELKKIFRAQREGAEAPPGAKDTTVEGGEP, encoded by the coding sequence ATGCCATTGTGGTCTAGGGTGTTGAAAAAGGCCGGGCCGGGCCGCGGGGAAAGGGTGATACCCCTGCGCCCCCTGGCGGCCGTATCTTTAGACGACGCCGGCGGGGGAGAGCCGAAGCCGGCAGGGGAAGGGGCCGCCGCTGAGGCGGAAGAACGGGAAACGGCCGCCCTTAAAAAAGCGGAGGCCATCCTGGAGGAGGCGCGGCGGGAGGCCCGGGCCATTAAAGAAGCGGCCGAAGCCGCAAGGCTTAAGGTCCTGGAGGAAGCCCGCGCTGCCGGGGAAGAAAGGGGTTACCGGGAAGGCCTCTCACGGGCTGAGGCGGAGGCAGCGGCCATCCGCCAGGAGGCGGCAGCCGACCGGGAAGCCGCCCGCCGGGTTCTGGCCGAAGCGCGGCAGGCCTATAAGGAGATCCTTGAAGGGGCCGAAGGCGACATCGTCGACCTGGCCCTGGCCGTCGCCGCCAAGATCCTGGGCCGGGAGGTGGAACAGCGGCCGGAAGCGGTGGTGGAAACGGCCCGCCGGGCCGTCCGCCAGGTGGCCGAGGGCCAGAATTACATAGTTTATGCCGCCCCGGAGGTAGCCGAACACCTTCGCCGTTACCGCGACGAACTTTTAAGGGAGGCGGCGCCGGGGGCGCGGCTGCAGGTCATCGCCGACCCGTCCTTTAAGGCCGGGGGGTGCCGTGTAGAGACGGAAAACGGCTTTATCGACGCCGGCTTTGCCAATCAACTGGAAGAGCTGAAAAAAATCTTTCGCGCCCAGCGTGAGGGAGCGGAAGCGCCCCCCGGGGCAAAGGATACCACCGTGGAGGGAGGCGAGCCGTGA
- the fliG gene encoding flagellar motor switch protein FliG, with amino-acid sequence MARQKPLSGLEKAAIFLIAVGPELSSLILKQMGQEDIERITYQIANTTSIDPDTMQQIVDEFLQLNDAQMFILQGGLKYAREVLEKTLGPARATEIIKKLLATSKIRPFNMIRKADPKQLVNFIYNEHPQTIALILSYLEPEQAAVVLGALPDKIQADVAKRIALMERASPETLRELESIMEQRLSSLVDQDFAVAGGVKSLVDILNRADRSTERTILEALEQDDPELADEIRKRMFVFEDILTLDDNSIRRVLREVDLKDLALALKAASEEVANRIYRNLSKRAGEMLREDIEYMGPARLRDVEEAQQRIVQIIRRLDEAGEIIIARGGEDAIVV; translated from the coding sequence GTGGCGAGGCAGAAACCCCTTTCGGGCTTAGAAAAGGCGGCAATTTTCTTGATCGCCGTAGGGCCGGAGCTCTCTTCCCTGATATTAAAGCAGATGGGTCAGGAGGACATAGAGCGCATCACCTACCAGATTGCCAACACGACCTCCATCGACCCCGATACCATGCAGCAGATCGTGGACGAATTCCTGCAACTTAACGACGCCCAGATGTTTATCCTCCAGGGCGGCCTGAAGTATGCCCGTGAGGTGCTGGAAAAGACCCTGGGACCGGCCCGGGCGACGGAAATCATTAAAAAGCTGCTGGCTACGTCCAAAATACGCCCCTTCAACATGATCCGCAAGGCCGATCCCAAACAGCTAGTTAACTTCATCTACAACGAGCATCCCCAGACCATCGCCCTTATCCTTTCCTACCTAGAACCCGAGCAGGCGGCGGTGGTCCTGGGCGCCCTGCCGGACAAGATCCAGGCCGACGTGGCCAAAAGGATTGCCCTGATGGAGCGGGCCTCTCCGGAAACCCTGCGGGAGCTGGAGAGTATCATGGAACAGCGGCTGTCCTCCCTGGTGGATCAGGATTTCGCCGTTGCCGGTGGCGTCAAGAGCCTGGTGGACATCCTGAACCGGGCCGACCGCAGCACCGAGCGGACCATCCTGGAAGCTCTGGAGCAGGATGACCCTGAACTGGCCGACGAGATCCGCAAGCGCATGTTTGTCTTTGAAGACATCCTGACCCTGGACGACAATTCCATCCGCCGGGTCCTCAGGGAAGTCGATCTCAAAGACCTGGCCCTGGCCCTCAAGGCGGCCAGCGAAGAAGTGGCCAACCGCATTTACCGCAACCTTTCCAAGCGGGCCGGGGAAATGCTCCGGGAGGACATCGAGTACATGGGACCGGCAAGGTTGCGTGACGTGGAAGAAGCCCAGCAGCGCATCGTCCAGATCATCCGTCGCTTAGACGAAGCCGGCGAGATCATCATCGCCCGGGGTGGTGAGGATGCCATTGTGGTCTAG
- the fliI gene encoding flagellar protein export ATPase FliI, whose protein sequence is MRPAVDLTPYRRLLATADLWRRGGKVTRVTGLTIEVRGLKAAIGELCHIYNNGAAPVAAEVVGFREEVTLLMPLGELEGIGPGCRVIAAGHGHLIPVGRELMGRILDGLGRPMDGLPLKAEALRPVNNVPPNPLERRRIKEVLATGIKAIDGLLTCGCGQRVGIFAGSGVGKSTLLGMIARHSTADINVIALIGERGREVRDFIEGDLGEDGLARSVVVVATSDRPALVRIKGAFTATAIAEYFRDEGKNVLLMMDSLTRFAIAQREVGLAIGEPPATRGYTPSVFAALPRLVERAGTAARGSITGLYTVLVEGDDMNEPVADTVRGLLDGHIVLSRRLAAENHYPAIDVLQSVSRLMPEITSREHQKKAGLLRELLAAYREAEDLIEIGAYQQGSNPRVDAALKHYEAIQSFLRQDVEEFYDFDTVLAGLASIFSNGGA, encoded by the coding sequence GTGAGGCCGGCCGTAGACCTCACCCCCTACCGCAGGCTTTTAGCGACGGCCGACCTCTGGCGCCGGGGCGGCAAAGTCACCAGGGTGACCGGGCTGACCATCGAGGTGCGGGGACTTAAGGCCGCTATAGGTGAGCTGTGCCACATTTACAACAACGGCGCGGCTCCCGTCGCGGCCGAGGTGGTGGGTTTTAGGGAAGAGGTAACCCTCCTCATGCCCCTGGGGGAACTGGAAGGCATCGGCCCCGGGTGCCGGGTAATAGCCGCCGGTCACGGGCACCTGATACCCGTGGGGCGGGAGCTCATGGGAAGGATCCTGGACGGCCTGGGGCGCCCCATGGACGGGCTGCCCCTTAAGGCGGAAGCCCTGCGGCCGGTCAACAACGTGCCGCCCAATCCTTTAGAGCGGCGGCGCATCAAGGAGGTCCTGGCCACCGGGATCAAGGCCATCGATGGCCTCCTCACCTGCGGCTGCGGCCAGCGGGTGGGCATTTTCGCCGGCAGCGGCGTGGGCAAAAGCACCCTGCTGGGGATGATCGCCCGCCACAGCACCGCCGACATCAACGTTATCGCCCTCATCGGCGAGCGGGGTAGAGAGGTGCGGGACTTTATCGAAGGCGACCTGGGTGAGGATGGTCTGGCCCGTTCCGTGGTGGTGGTCGCCACCTCCGACCGCCCGGCCCTGGTGCGCATAAAGGGGGCCTTTACGGCGACGGCCATCGCCGAATATTTCCGCGACGAGGGGAAGAACGTCCTTTTAATGATGGACTCCCTCACCCGTTTTGCCATCGCCCAGCGGGAGGTGGGATTGGCCATCGGCGAGCCGCCTGCTACCCGGGGATATACCCCTTCCGTCTTCGCCGCCCTCCCGCGATTGGTGGAAAGGGCCGGCACCGCCGCCCGGGGCTCCATCACCGGATTGTACACTGTGCTGGTGGAAGGGGACGACATGAATGAACCGGTGGCCGACACCGTGCGGGGGCTTTTAGACGGGCACATCGTCCTTTCCCGCAGGCTGGCGGCGGAAAACCACTACCCGGCCATCGACGTCTTGCAGAGCGTCAGCCGTCTCATGCCGGAGATAACTTCCCGGGAACATCAAAAGAAGGCCGGTCTCTTACGGGAGTTGCTGGCCGCCTACCGGGAAGCCGAGGATCTGATTGAGATTGGCGCCTATCAGCAGGGCTCCAATCCCAGGGTCGATGCAGCACTAAAGCATTACGAAGCCATCCAATCCTTCCTGCGCCAGGACGTGGAGGAATTTTACGACTTCGATACCGTCCTGGCCGGACTGGCATCTATTTTCAGCAACGGGGGCGCGTAA
- the fliP gene encoding flagellar type III secretion system pore protein FliP (The bacterial flagellar biogenesis protein FliP forms a type III secretion system (T3SS)-type pore required for flagellar assembly.) — protein sequence MEINNLLQTVNPQQLTDAVKILILLTALALVPAALLLMTSFTRIIIVLSFVRSALATQQTPPNQVLIGLALFLTFFIMAPVYKEIKAQAVDPYLAGRITQEEALTVGAKPLREFMYRQTREKDLALFVHMSGIPQPRTRDDVPMHVLIPAFVISELKTAFQMGFLIYIPFLIIDLVVASTLMAMGMFMVPPVMISLPFKLMLFVLVDGWYLVVKSLLESF from the coding sequence ATGGAAATTAACAACCTGCTTCAGACCGTCAATCCCCAGCAGTTGACGGATGCCGTTAAAATCCTGATCCTTTTAACCGCCCTGGCCCTTGTACCGGCCGCCCTGTTGCTTATGACTTCTTTTACCCGGATTATCATCGTCCTTTCCTTCGTACGCAGCGCCTTGGCCACCCAGCAGACGCCACCCAATCAGGTGCTCATCGGCCTGGCCCTGTTTCTGACCTTTTTCATTATGGCGCCGGTGTATAAAGAGATTAAAGCCCAGGCCGTCGACCCCTATCTGGCCGGCCGGATTACCCAGGAAGAGGCTTTGACGGTGGGAGCCAAACCCTTAAGGGAGTTCATGTACCGCCAGACGCGGGAAAAGGATCTGGCCCTGTTCGTACATATGTCGGGCATACCCCAACCCCGCACCAGGGATGACGTACCTATGCACGTCCTCATTCCGGCCTTCGTCATAAGCGAGCTGAAGACGGCCTTCCAGATGGGTTTTTTAATCTACATTCCCTTTTTAATCATCGATCTGGTAGTAGCCAGCACTCTGATGGCCATGGGCATGTTTATGGTACCGCCGGTGATGATCTCTTTACCCTTTAAGCTCATGCTCTTTGTCCTGGTCGACGGCTGGTACCTGGTGGTGAAATCCCTGCTGGAAAGTTTTTAA
- a CDS encoding motility protein A produces the protein MRRIDYMTVAGIVAGIGLMAGSLIMGGNPKLFWNVPSLMVTVGGSFAAVLINFSFQDVKNVFGTVKQAFTTDLMDPEELIELFGELARKARREGLLALEDDADRLDDPFFKKGIQMMVDAIEPETIRQILETDMAYMARRHEIGQSIFKTWGNLAPSFGLIGTLIGLVQMLAKLDKPEALGPSMALALITTFYGAIMAYMIFIPLAGKLGLRSEQEMMLHQMMLEGIIAIQSGVNPRILEERLRSFLPAKPKGRQAEGEDVVMGEAADRQF, from the coding sequence TTGCGGCGCATCGATTATATGACCGTGGCGGGTATCGTGGCGGGCATCGGCCTCATGGCGGGGTCTTTGATCATGGGAGGCAACCCCAAACTGTTCTGGAACGTGCCTTCCCTGATGGTGACGGTGGGCGGGTCCTTTGCCGCCGTCCTGATTAATTTCAGCTTCCAGGATGTAAAAAACGTCTTTGGTACGGTGAAACAGGCCTTTACCACCGACCTTATGGACCCCGAAGAGTTGATCGAGCTTTTCGGCGAGCTGGCCCGCAAGGCCCGGCGGGAAGGACTCCTGGCCCTGGAAGACGACGCCGATCGCCTGGACGATCCCTTTTTTAAGAAAGGCATTCAAATGATGGTCGACGCCATAGAACCGGAGACCATCAGGCAGATCCTGGAGACGGACATGGCCTACATGGCCCGCCGCCACGAGATCGGTCAGTCCATCTTTAAAACGTGGGGGAATCTTGCCCCGTCCTTCGGCTTGATCGGGACATTAATCGGCCTGGTGCAGATGTTGGCCAAGCTGGACAAACCGGAGGCTTTAGGCCCCAGCATGGCCCTGGCCCTCATCACTACCTTTTACGGCGCCATTATGGCCTACATGATCTTCATTCCCCTAGCCGGAAAGCTGGGCTTGAGGAGCGAGCAGGAAATGATGCTCCACCAGATGATGCTGGAAGGGATTATAGCCATCCAGTCGGGGGTCAACCCGCGCATTTTGGAAGAGCGCCTGCGTTCGTTCCTGCCGGCAAAACCCAAGGGGCGGCAGGCCGAGGGCGAGGACGTAGTGATGGGTGAAGCGGCCGATAGGCAGTTTTAG